The following proteins are co-located in the Apium graveolens cultivar Ventura chromosome 5, ASM990537v1, whole genome shotgun sequence genome:
- the LOC141724662 gene encoding uncharacterized protein LOC141724662, whose amino-acid sequence MVSNPIPLPKLPQEDDPPNQTTSLLSFSTTSPHHPPSKPTFLLITTFLSLAAAIIFAFLFFSSSTSKSPHLLSSTTHFSTPLTKLKNPVVVLISSDGFRFGYQYKTPTPNINRLIENGTEATLGLIPVFPTLTFPNHYSIVTGLYPPYHGIINNFFLDPKTGDRFTMASHEPKWWLGEPLWETVVNHGLKAATYFWPGSEVIKGSWTCPLNLCVHYNGSVPFEDRVDKVLSYFDMPSDDIPVFMTLYFEEPDHQGHKVGTDDPQITEAVARIDGLIGRLIDGLERRGVFQDVSIIMVGDHGMVGTCDHKLIFLEDLAPWIEIPKDWIQDYSPVLSIRPPPSNSAADVVKKMNEGLGSGKVNNGKYLKVYLKEELPSRLHYHANDRIPPIIGLIEEGFKVEQKGTKGKECGGAHGYDNAFFSMRTIFIGHGPRFAKGVKVPSFENIQIYNLVTSILNISAAPNNGTLSFPKTVLLPRH is encoded by the coding sequence ATGGTTTCCAATCCCATCCCACTCCCTAAACTACCACAAGAAGATGATCCTCCTAACCAAACCACATCTCTCCTCTCTTTCTCCACCACCTCCCCTCATCACCCTCCTTCTAAACCAACATTTCTCCTCATCACCACCTTTCTCTCTCTAGCCGCTGCTATCATTTTTGCATtcctcttcttctcttcttcCACTTCCAAATCACCCCATTTGCTTTCCTCAACTACCCATTTTTCAACACCATTAACCAAGCTCAAAAACCCTGTAGTTGTCCTCATTTCTTCCGACGGGTTTCGATTTGGGTACCAGTACAAAACCCCAACTCCAAATATCAATCGTTTGATCGAAAATGGAACCGAGGCTACACTGGGCTTGATTCCTGTTTTTCCAACACTTACATTCCCTAATCATTACTCAATTGTTACTGGTTTGTATCCACCTTATCACGGCATTATTAATAACTTTTTTCTTGATCCCAAAACCGGTGACCGTTTTACTATGGCAAGTCATGAGCCCAAgtggtggcttggtgagccttTGTGGGAGACTGTGGTTAATCATGGCCTTAAAGCTGCTACTTATTTTTGGCCTGGTTCTGAGGTAATTAAAGGCTCCTGGACTTGCCCTTTAAATTTATGTGTGCATTATAATGGATCTGTGCCTTTTGAGGATCGTGTCGATAAGGTTTTGAGTTATTTTGATATGCCTAGTGATGATATTCCTGTTTTTATGACATTGTATTTTGAGGAGCCTGATCATCAAGGTCATAAGGTTGGAACTGATGATCCGCAAATTACCGAGGCTGTTGCGAGGATTGATGGCTTGATAGGGCGGTTGATTGATGGTTTGGAGAGAAGAGGGGTTTTTCAAGATGTTAGTATAATTATGGTAGGTGATCATGGTATGGTTGGTACGTGTGATCACAAGTTGATTTTTTTGGAAGATTTGGCTCCCTGGATCGAGATCCCGAAGGATTGGATTCAGGATTATAGTCCGGTGCTTTCAATTCGCCCACCTCCTAGTAACTCTGCAGCTGATGTAGTTAAGAAAATGAATGAAGGATTGGGATCTGGGAAGGTTAACAATGGGAAGTATTTGAAAGTTTATCTCAAAGAGGAGTTGCCTAGTCGACTGCATTACCATGCTAATGATCGAATTCCACCAATAATTGGGTTGATTGAGGAGGGATTTAAGGTGGAACAGAAGGGAACAAAGGGAAAAGAATGCGGAGGAGCGCATGGATATGACAATGCCTTTTTCTCTATGAGAACCATATTTATCGGCCATGGTCCTAGATTTGCCAAGGGAGTTAAAGTGCCTTCGTTTGAAAATATTCAGATCTACAACTTGGTCACATCAATTCTTAACATATCTGCAGCTCCTAATAATGGAACATTATCTTTCCCAAAGACTGTTCTTTTGCCTCGTCATTAG